ATAAGTCCATCCTATCCCAGAGATGGAAGGACTAGAGGCACCCTTAAGCTATCCTCTGCTTTGAAAAGGGCTTTAGTCAAACCATCCCATAAATCAACCAACTGTCCTATCACCCACCTATCCATCTACCCATCTATCCACCCATTTATCTCTTCAATAATTTCTTAGCTAGAAAACATTAACTGAGTtcttcttttagagagaggagaatctGAAAGGACTATAAACATCAGCCCATCTTCATGCCAAGCAcaattaaaggttttatttacatCATGTCATTTAATGACGGCACTGTAGAAGTGAATGGTGTCCcagttttgcaaataagaaaattCAGTAGGAGTAAGCTGCTCAGCCCACATCACCAAGCTCATGAGCATCAGGACACAGACTCATGGGGCCCCAGTTCTTTTAGTTCCCCAAACTGTCCTTTCATCTCTGCCAGCTGTCTCTGCAAACACCCCCTGGCAAGGAGGAGACCACGGTACAGTAATGTCCTAGGGTGGGAGAAAAGCGTAGCATCCCTGCAGGCTCTGACTACCCAGCTTCTCAGCAGCCCAATTCTGAAAGACACAGGGAGCCCAGTATGCCTGTGGGGTCAGCAAGATGCgtcctctcctccctttcccctcccccttcacatCTACCTTCATCACAGTGGTCTCGTCTGCATGCTAAGGAGCCCATCCACCCTGCTCAGACAAGCTCTTTGGTGTGCAGAATGGATCACATCCACCATCTTCCAACCATGTTCCAACCTCCCAGTGCATTTCCACAATGCCATAACATCAGCCCCCTAGAAACACAGGGCTTTCTGACAGTTTTTAATGGCTTCCATAGCCTCTCCAAGCCACTCTTTTTTGTACTCTTCTAACCTCCACCTTATTTCTTCTCACTCAGTTTATACCCCAGGAGGTTCTGACTCTTTCCTAAACACATCCACATCACCTTCCCTTAAGCCTTTGCTCATCCTGTCAGACACCTGCGGTGCCTTTTCACCCACTTCAGTATTCCCAAAGCATTCCTTCCTGGCATTCTGCCCTGGGACCCCTGCCTGTGCCTGGGACCCTCACTGTCTGGAAGTGACTTCTTGCTCTAAAGGTCCTCTATGTCTTACTGAGCCTGTCCCAGCCACTATGCACTGTCTCCCTAGAATACAGAGGCAGGCCCTGGACTTCCTCCTCTCACTATGTTTTCCTCATTCACCCAAAAACATTACTAGGGTAAGACCTACGGGTTATTTTCTTACTGTACCGGGTCAGGTTGTGGCCAGTTAATGCTGCCTGCTTTCTGCCCAGCACGCTGCCTCTTCCTGATTGCTCTGCCTATCTTAAGGGGACACTGTGCCCATCTGGTCATTTCATGGTCCAGTCCTAGAAGAAGTTATTTCTGACTATTCCTTCCTCTCCAACCCTGAGGGATTAATACCCATGGTCTACCTTGCCCATTCTTCCTGCACTCATGTCCATTCATTCCTCAAGGGCCATCCAGATGTCCAAATGTCCTACTTCCCTATCTTCACTCcttcctcccattctctcccaCAACATACGCTCTCCCCTATGCAGATCTTGGACTCTTGGCACTGTGTTCCCTCACACTTAGAACCTTCATTCATTGTAACAAATACCCTTTATGAATgtcactgccttctctgtgtcccaagGACCAAGCACAGACCATGGTCAAAAGTAGACACCAGAAGGAACTAACCTGTCATTGACTTTTCCGTTGTTCTTCTCCACTTCTCCTTTACacttgcttccttcccttcttcctctttcctacAAGGCCTCTCACTGCCTTCCTCATACTTACCCAATGTCTGAAGGTATTACCACTTAACATCTGAAGAGTAAGAGTTAGGAAGACACTGGGAGGCATAGAGAGTGTGGGAGAAAGTAGAGGTAAAGTACTAAATAGTCAcagtaagagagagaaagcaatgaTAGTAACTAATACATACAGGAgtgaacaaaagtaggtttgcagctgtgagtatgcaaaacacagagttcattcttgtattgttatttattaacatgtatgttttcatatgaacaactataaacctacttttgcctacacTGGTGTCTGTATATAATGAtaactatgtgccaagcacatttgaaggactttaaaaatatcaacatatcTAGTCCTTGTaacaattttattgttaaaacaCAGTAATTACtctcagaaaactgaggcacagagaggtcaagccCCTTGCCTATGGTAACACAGCCAATCAGGAACACCGCCCAGGACCCTGAGGAAACCCTTTTCCTGTAAGGCAACATCTcctctcactcattcatttacttccATGACAGTCCAcagaacacttaaaaaataagtctttCCAAGAGTAGGCCCAGGCCACATGGAAGAATTAGAGATTACCAGACAgacaaggagagaagggagaagttCTTCCAAGAGAAGCATGCctgtgcaaaggtcctgtggcACCTGGTGTAGTCAGAGGAATATGGAAGCTCATGTAGGCTTTTAAAAGGCATGCTAAGGAATTTCAATTCTGTAGGTCAGTGAGATtatccagtaaaaaaaaaaaaaaaaaaatagaaagtctgGGACTGGCCCAGAAATCTATCATTTTACATATTCCCCAGGGGGTTTTTATCAGAAGGTCTGTGGACCACAAATGGAGCATAAGGATGCTTTGAAGAATTCTAAATTGGGAAGAATATGATCAGATTCGGGTGTCAGAACAAGCCCTTGGGGAACCTCTGGTGATGAAGTGGAGGAGCAAGGTGCAGAAGGTGAGGGCCAGGGAGTAGTGAGGCCAAAAGGTACATGTGTCCCAGGGGAATATCCAAACTCAGGTGATACAGATAAGGCCAGAGAGAACAGGACTAATTGTAAGACTATTTAAGGAACACAGTCAGCCTGCCCTAGTGGCTTTTTGGATGAGGAGAAAAGAGTGAGAAGAAAATGGATTAAGCTTTAAGACTCTTAAGTCAGACAATGACTGTCTGTCCTAGTGACTGTAGGTAGAAGAACATCTGCCAGTGTCAACACAGGGGTTTTGTGATCAAGGTGGTCTCTCATGCCAGCCCGAAGCATCCTCCTCACCAATGCCTGAGCCCAAGACCCCAACTCCTTCACCACCACAGCCCAACCCAGCACAGGTCCTGGCATCAAGATGGCTCCTGGTAGAAGCTGGTTGGGTGGTGGGGTTAAGTCAAGAAACTCCTGGTCCATTGGTTAGCTGTAGCTACCCAAGAGGCCAAGGTGCTGTGAGGAGATAACCCACAGGAAAGTGAAGGGAGAATCAAAGGATGCCCAGCTCCCTCACCTGTCTCCATCATAGGTTTACAGGAGTCACCGTCTCCGTGTGTGAAGGGGCCTATTTTGTGGCTCAGATGTTGACCATCTGCTTTCAGTAAGTAGCCTCCACTGCCAAGGGATCCTTGCCTTTTCTCCGGGGCCAGGGAGGGAAAAGCCCTAGGCTTAAAGGGGCATTTTTTCATCTCTGGAACCCTCCTCATCCAGCTAGGGTCTGGTCACAAAGGAATTGACTACCAGGGGTAACGAAAGAGCCATGGCAAGCAGTGGGGTATAGAAGGAGGGCCAGCCCCCATCACTCCCCAAAGCCAGCCTGGACAGGATGAAGCTGTGCCCTCCTCTAGGCCAATTTGGAGAATGACAAAGGCAGGTGCTTCCTTCCTTTGAAACCTGGAGGTAGCAACCCTGAAGAAACCTGCTCGGTACCAGGCCTCTGCCAGGCCTGTGTATGGACTCTGCATGCCAGTTAAGAAGCCCCTCCAGGCCAATGCCATTTCATGCCTAGGCAAGTCTCTGGGAGCAAGGTGCAGCTGGATTCCAGCCTGCTCACCCACGTAGCCAAGCCCTTTGTGCAGTGCACGATCTGCGTAATTGTTCCAGCCAGGTGTCTCCCATACCGCCTACCTTCTCCACTGTACTGTGGACTTCCCAGGGGACCCTTGAGTCCCCTACTCTCCTTTTACTGCCTTTGTAGCCCCTCTGGAGGGGCACAAGCAAGAACCCTAATTATGTAACTACTGAGAACTCCTGCCCTAGGGGTGTTCAGCCAGATGCCACTATAGAGAACATGGCCACAGCAGAACACCATCCCAGCCCCCTGTAGCCTCATGGAATGCTGATGTTTTCCTGAGTCATTTTCTTCTTGCCACTAACCCTAAACTTTTTCCTCCCAGGTGTCAGCCAGGGTCTCTGGCCTACATAGCAAGGGAGAAGGCCCAGTGGCTGGGCTGCTTCCAGAAGTTCTTGGCCTATATGCTGCTGTCTGTGGCCTGCTTTCTCCACCCTGTGCTGGTCTGGCACGTGACCATCCCAGGTAGGAGTTATAGGAGGTAGTAGAAGCAGGCAGCCCCCATCACAGGTAGGCAATAAGCAGAAAGGGTTGAATCCTTCTCACCTCAGTCAGCAGTTGCATTGGCTCCAGGACTCCCACTCGCCCCCTTGCCTGCTCTGGCTGAGGTTATGAGGACAAGGACCTATCAGACTTCTCCATCCTGATTAAGTATCAAGAATGTCCTTTAATCTTCCATGTAGGTGTCCAGAAGCTGCAGCTCTAAAAGGGACCTGGCCTTTCTCTCAAAGCCTGTGTAGAGATTGAGCTTTAGGAGGGTGAGATGGCCATTGCTCTGCCCAAAACCACCCATGTCTCCTCAGTGCCTGATTCAGATCCAAACTCTTCATCCTGGTTGGGAAAGCACAACATGAAAGAACCCCCAAAGACCCTCACAGCTGCAACATCTTCCCCTACTTTACCTCACAAATCCTGCTGGTCAGCCTGGTTCCTGATCTCAGAAGCCAGGACTCATACTTCCACCTTCTGGGTTTTGTCCTGACTTTTCTGCTAACAGCCTCCTCTGCCTTCTTTATAGCTGTGAAACTGTGCCCCTTCTCATGACCCATCTAAAATGCCAGAAACCAAACTGCCCAGGGAAATAAGATTGAAAGCTAGaatccccttttccttcctgcaGTTTCTCATAAAGTACCTGTCATGGTTTCTGAAGGCCACTCTGCCAGGCTCTTCAGTGGGCTCCTGAGCAGGATTCACTGCAGAGGCTAGAGCAAGCCACTACCTCCTACTCCTTGGAAAAGGAGAAAGGCCCAAGAGGCTCTGGCCCTGGCAGGCAGGACAGCCACCTTCCCCTCTTCTTCTGGACAGGGCAGAATTCCCAGCAAAGAACCCAGAGCTGCAAGTCTCAGCCTGGAACAAAGGGGTCTGGAGGCTGCGTGAAGGGCCAGGAAGGGGGGCAATGCTACACCAGCCCCACACAAAAGTATCTGTACTTTTCTCTGTGGTTATTGGGGAGGCTAAAAAGTGAAGGCAATCTCCCACTTCTGGAATGGGAAGGAAGTCTAGTTCAGCAGGTGGGGCCTGGTATCCAACATAGAATCCAGACACATTGAAGGTGTTACAGGTCCAGCTCTAATAAGCTGTACTAAGAGGGAGGCTAAGTGACTATGAAAGCCTATTCAGGCAGCACCAGGGTCAGCTGTTAGTAGAAAGGGAGCCTCAGGCACAGGGTACCTTATCTAACAGTCAGGAGGAGGGTTCTAGCATGGCACTAGCCCTGCTGACATGCCCCAGCCAGGCACCAGGCCTGTCCCTTGAATCTGATGTGGGTGGGTAATGTGGGTGTGTTAGGTGAGAGGACTGGAGCACAGGCAGCCTGAGTGTGGCCGCACAGGTGTGCTGTCATGGCCTTTTGGAATGGTGGGTTTGAATAGCCTCTGGCTTTTCTCTAGGACACATCTTGTATCCTGACCTCCCAGATCTCTTCCAGGCTCCATGCTCATCATCACTGGCTTGACCTACTTCCTTCTTAGCAAGCGTAAGAAGAACAAAGCTTCCCCTGAGGTGCCAGTCTCCCAGGAGCAGTACACAGACCCCTCCAGCAGTGCCATGAGCACCATCATCTCTGGGGACACTGAGCAAACCTACGCCTTCCATGGAGCCCTCAAGGAGGGGTCCAGCTCCTTCTTCACACACATGAAGTACATCCTAAAGGGGACCAGGAAACCCAGCACCCTCCAGTGCCCAGATGCTCTGACAGAGCTGACTTTGGAGCCAGCTGACTCACTAGCCAAGAAGAAGCAGGTGCACTTTGAAGATCATGTGGTCAGGATCATCCCAGGCCTCATCGAAGACCCAGACAATGAGGACAGTGAGCCAGAGGAAACCACCTCTGACACCACCCCCATCATCCCTTCATCCCAGGCTCCACTTTTCCTGCCTTCCCTCACGGACATCATCCTCTTCTGAGCTGCTTACTCAAGCCTTGGAGATGTTTGGCAAGGGGCTGGCATA
This Phyllostomus discolor isolate MPI-MPIP mPhyDis1 chromosome 5, mPhyDis1.pri.v3, whole genome shotgun sequence DNA region includes the following protein-coding sequences:
- the TMEM72 gene encoding transmembrane protein 72 isoform X5, encoding MLIITGLTYFLLSKRKKNKASPEVPVSQEQYTDPSSSAMSTIISGDTEQTYAFHGALKEGSSSFFTHMKYILKGTRKPSTLQCPDALTELTLEPADSLAKKKQVHFEDHVVRIIPGLIEDPDNEDSEPEETTSDTTPIIPSSQAPLFLPSLTDIILF
- the TMEM72 gene encoding transmembrane protein 72 isoform X2; amino-acid sequence: MKASQARASADSCAGTLPLPQHHEATGVLDWAGIHLPAPGHLHCSRFTGVTVSVCEGAYFVAQMLTICFQCQPGSLAYIAREKAQWLGCFQKFLAYMLLSVACFLHPVLVWHVTIPGSMLIITGLTYFLLSKRKKNKASPEVPVSQEQYTDPSSSAMSTIISGDTEQTYAFHGALKEGSSSFFTHMKYILKGTRKPSTLQCPDALTELTLEPADSLAKKKQVHFEDHVVRIIPGLIEDPDNEDSEPEETTSDTTPIIPSSQAPLFLPSLTDIILF
- the TMEM72 gene encoding transmembrane protein 72 isoform X1; this translates as MKLQVFWTGLEYTCRLLGISTAAVLIGVGTETFLRGHFKSLAFYLLFTGVTVSVCEGAYFVAQMLTICFQCQPGSLAYIAREKAQWLGCFQKFLAYMLLSVACFLHPVLVWHVTIPGSMLIITGLTYFLLSKRKKNKASPEVPVSQEQYTDPSSSAMSTIISGDTEQTYAFHGALKEGSSSFFTHMKYILKGTRKPSTLQCPDALTELTLEPADSLAKKKQVHFEDHVVRIIPGLIEDPDNEDSEPEETTSDTTPIIPSSQAPLFLPSLTDIILF
- the TMEM72 gene encoding transmembrane protein 72 isoform X4 — translated: MLTICFQCQPGSLAYIAREKAQWLGCFQKFLAYMLLSVACFLHPVLVWHVTIPGSMLIITGLTYFLLSKRKKNKASPEVPVSQEQYTDPSSSAMSTIISGDTEQTYAFHGALKEGSSSFFTHMKYILKGTRKPSTLQCPDALTELTLEPADSLAKKKQVHFEDHVVRIIPGLIEDPDNEDSEPEETTSDTTPIIPSSQAPLFLPSLTDIILF
- the TMEM72 gene encoding transmembrane protein 72 isoform X3, with protein sequence MKLQVFWTGLEYTCRLLGISTAAVLIGVGTETFLRGHFKSLAFYLLCQPGSLAYIAREKAQWLGCFQKFLAYMLLSVACFLHPVLVWHVTIPGSMLIITGLTYFLLSKRKKNKASPEVPVSQEQYTDPSSSAMSTIISGDTEQTYAFHGALKEGSSSFFTHMKYILKGTRKPSTLQCPDALTELTLEPADSLAKKKQVHFEDHVVRIIPGLIEDPDNEDSEPEETTSDTTPIIPSSQAPLFLPSLTDIILF